A stretch of Lactuca sativa cultivar Salinas chromosome 6, Lsat_Salinas_v11, whole genome shotgun sequence DNA encodes these proteins:
- the LOC111895926 gene encoding uncharacterized mitochondrial protein AtMg00810-like, with protein sequence MAEELIALHHTHTWDLVSLPPGKHTIGCRLVYKIKTKVDGCLSGRQILLSLYVDGMIITGDDHGGIESLKHDLAHRFAMKDLGLLRYFLGIEIVDTPLETNAWYCPTDGIPLSDPNLYRNVVGSLVYLAVTRPNIAHVVHVVSQFVTAPSYVHWGAILRILRYLRGTQFQTLLFRSMSSLELRAYSDADWDGDRHDHKPTIGFCVFLRESFISWKSKKHDVVSRSSTEVEYRDMAVTTCEIIWLWWLLVDMGVHISSSTPLYYDNKSAIQITKNSVFHEWTKHIEIDCHFTRHHL encoded by the exons ATGGCTGAGGAACTCATTGCTCTTCATCATACTCATACATGGGATTTGGTTTCTCTTCCTCCTGGGAAACATACAATAGGTTGTCGTTTGGTGTACAAGATAAAAACAAAAGTTGATGG ATGCCTGAGTGGAAGACAAATTCTTCTATCCTTATATGTGGATGGCATGATTATTACGGGTGATGACCATGGTGGCATTGAGTCTTTGAAGCATGATCTAGCTCATCGAtttgctatgaaggatttggGCTTGCTGCGTTATTTCTTGGGTATTGAG ATTGTTGATACTCCTCTTGAAACTAATGCATGGTATTGTCCTACTGATGGTATTCCCTTGTCCGATCCGAATCTTTATCGCAATGTTGTGGGAAGTTTGGTCTATCTCGCAGTTACTCGTCCAAATATTGCTCATGTTGTTCATGTTGTCAGTCAGTTTGTTACTGCTCCTTCCTATGTTCATTGGGGAGCTATTCTCCGTATTCTGAGATATCTTCGTGGCACTCAGTTTCAGACCCTCTTGTTTCGCTCGATGTCTTCTCTTGAGTTACGTGCCTATAGTGATGCTGATTGGGATGGTGATCGTCATGATCATAAGCCCACCATTGGATTTTGCGTATTTCTTAGAGAGTCTTTCATTTCATGGAAGAGCAAGAAACATGACGTTGTCTCTAGATCTTCCACGGAGGTTGAATATCGTGATATGGCTGTAACTACATGTGAGATTATCTGGTTATGGTGGCTGCTTGTGGATATGGGAGTTCACATTTCTTCATCTACTCCCTTGTATTATGATAACAAAAGTGCGATACAAATAACGAAGAATTCTGTTTTTCATGAGTGGACGAAACACATTGAGATCGATTGTCATTTTACCCGTCATCACCTATAG
- the LOC111895651 gene encoding cyclin-A1-4 isoform X1, protein MSTVTHNRKASGTTSSLAKRQASENVVGKSMALPPHMAKKRPALANVTNQRPTSHNISKSTSNLKGSSIVNNNGASYGSIFSSSTHVKPTASTKSIPTSRKDAIVPPVQSKMDVSPSKSDMDETMSTCESLNSPDVEYIDNNDIAAMESIERKTCSKLNISDHTETTGTVCKREILMEMGTNDKIVDLDVDFMDPQLCATMACDIYQHLRASEAKKRPSIDFMEKVQKDINPSMRAILIDWLVEVAEEYRLVPDTLYLTINYIDRYLSGNLMDRQRLQLLGVACMMIASKYEEICAPQVEEFCYITDNTYFKDEVLQMESSVLNFLKFEMTAPTSRCFLRRFVRAAQGVNEAPSMQLECLASYISELSLLEYNMLCYAPSLVAASAIFLARFVLVPSKKPWNSTLRHYTRYQPSDLSECVKALHALVCECPNSSLPAIREKYSQHKYKFVAKKHCPRSIPVEYFENISS, encoded by the exons ATGTCGACGGTAACACACAATCGGAAAGCTTCAGGAACGACGTCGTCACTTGCAAAGCGACAGGCGTCGGAGAATGTCGTCGGGAAATCAATGGCTTTACCGCCTCACATGGCCAAGAAACGCCCTGCTCTCGCTAACGTCACGAATCAAAGACCCACCTCTCATAACATCTCAAAAAGCACATCTAATTtg AAGGGATCTTCAATTGTCAACAACAATGGCGCCTCATATGGAAGTATCTTCTCATCATCAACCCATGTGAAGCCAACTGCTTCAACTAAGAGTATACCCACATCAAGAAAAGATGCAATCGTTCCTCCTGTTCAATCTAAAATGGACGTGTCTCCATCTAAATCCGACATGGATGAAACAATGTCCACATGTGAATCTTTGAACAGCCCAGATGTTGAATACATCGACAACAATGACATTGCAGCAATGGAGTCAATCGAAAGGAAAACATGCAGTAAACTGAACATCTCCGATCATACTGAAACAACAG GAACAGTATGCAAGAGAGAGATACTTATGGAGATGGGGACAAATGACAAGATTGTCGATCTTGATGTTGATTTCATGGATCCACAGTTGTGTGCAACGATGGCGTGTGACATTTATCAACACCTTAGAGCATCTGAG GCAAAGAAAAGACCTTCAATTGATTTCATGGAGAAAGTTCAGAAAGATATCAATCCCAGCATGCGTGCAATCCTAATAGACTGGCTTGTCGAG GTTGCAGAAGAGTACAGATTGGTACCCGATACATTGTATTTGACTATTAACTACATCGACCGATATCTTTCTGGCAATTTGATGGATAGGCAACGATTGCAATTGCTTGGTGTTGCTTGCATGATGATTGCTTC GAAGTATGAGGAGATCTGTGCACCACAAGTGGAAGAATTCTGCTACATTACTGATAATACATACTTCAAAGATGAGGTGTTGCAAATGGAATCTTCGGTTCTAAATTTCTTGAAGTTTGAAATGACTGCACCAACATCGAGATGTTTCTTGAGGCGATTTGTTCGTGCTGCTCAAGGAGTAAACGAG GCTCCTTCGATGCAATTAGAGTGTTTAGCAAGCTACATATCCGAGTTATCTCTTCTCGAGTATAACATGCTTTGTTATGCTCCTTCCCTTGTTGCTGCATCAGCCATCTTTTTAGCAAGATTTGTACTTGTTCCATCAAAGAAACCTTGG AATTCGACATTGAGGCATTATACTCGGTATCAGCCATCGGATTTGAGTGAATGTGTGAAGGCTCTGCATGCTCTTGTTTGTGAATGCCCAAATTCTAGTTTGCCAGCAATCAGGGAAAAGTACAGTCAACATAAG TACAAGTTTGTAGCGAAGAAGCATTGTCCGAGGTCAATACCGGTGGAGTATTTTGAGAACATTAGCAGCTAA
- the LOC111895651 gene encoding cyclin-A1-4 isoform X2 translates to MSTVTHNRKASGTTSSLAKRQASENVVGKSMALPPHMAKKRPALANVTNQRPTSHNISKSTSNLKGSSIVNNNGASYGSIFSSSTHVKPTASTKSIPTSRKDAIVPPVQSKMDVSPSKSDMDETMSTCESLNSPDVEYIDNNDIAAMESIERKTCSKLNISDHTETTVCKREILMEMGTNDKIVDLDVDFMDPQLCATMACDIYQHLRASEAKKRPSIDFMEKVQKDINPSMRAILIDWLVEVAEEYRLVPDTLYLTINYIDRYLSGNLMDRQRLQLLGVACMMIASKYEEICAPQVEEFCYITDNTYFKDEVLQMESSVLNFLKFEMTAPTSRCFLRRFVRAAQGVNEAPSMQLECLASYISELSLLEYNMLCYAPSLVAASAIFLARFVLVPSKKPWNSTLRHYTRYQPSDLSECVKALHALVCECPNSSLPAIREKYSQHKYKFVAKKHCPRSIPVEYFENISS, encoded by the exons ATGTCGACGGTAACACACAATCGGAAAGCTTCAGGAACGACGTCGTCACTTGCAAAGCGACAGGCGTCGGAGAATGTCGTCGGGAAATCAATGGCTTTACCGCCTCACATGGCCAAGAAACGCCCTGCTCTCGCTAACGTCACGAATCAAAGACCCACCTCTCATAACATCTCAAAAAGCACATCTAATTtg AAGGGATCTTCAATTGTCAACAACAATGGCGCCTCATATGGAAGTATCTTCTCATCATCAACCCATGTGAAGCCAACTGCTTCAACTAAGAGTATACCCACATCAAGAAAAGATGCAATCGTTCCTCCTGTTCAATCTAAAATGGACGTGTCTCCATCTAAATCCGACATGGATGAAACAATGTCCACATGTGAATCTTTGAACAGCCCAGATGTTGAATACATCGACAACAATGACATTGCAGCAATGGAGTCAATCGAAAGGAAAACATGCAGTAAACTGAACATCTCCGATCATACTGAAACAACAG TATGCAAGAGAGAGATACTTATGGAGATGGGGACAAATGACAAGATTGTCGATCTTGATGTTGATTTCATGGATCCACAGTTGTGTGCAACGATGGCGTGTGACATTTATCAACACCTTAGAGCATCTGAG GCAAAGAAAAGACCTTCAATTGATTTCATGGAGAAAGTTCAGAAAGATATCAATCCCAGCATGCGTGCAATCCTAATAGACTGGCTTGTCGAG GTTGCAGAAGAGTACAGATTGGTACCCGATACATTGTATTTGACTATTAACTACATCGACCGATATCTTTCTGGCAATTTGATGGATAGGCAACGATTGCAATTGCTTGGTGTTGCTTGCATGATGATTGCTTC GAAGTATGAGGAGATCTGTGCACCACAAGTGGAAGAATTCTGCTACATTACTGATAATACATACTTCAAAGATGAGGTGTTGCAAATGGAATCTTCGGTTCTAAATTTCTTGAAGTTTGAAATGACTGCACCAACATCGAGATGTTTCTTGAGGCGATTTGTTCGTGCTGCTCAAGGAGTAAACGAG GCTCCTTCGATGCAATTAGAGTGTTTAGCAAGCTACATATCCGAGTTATCTCTTCTCGAGTATAACATGCTTTGTTATGCTCCTTCCCTTGTTGCTGCATCAGCCATCTTTTTAGCAAGATTTGTACTTGTTCCATCAAAGAAACCTTGG AATTCGACATTGAGGCATTATACTCGGTATCAGCCATCGGATTTGAGTGAATGTGTGAAGGCTCTGCATGCTCTTGTTTGTGAATGCCCAAATTCTAGTTTGCCAGCAATCAGGGAAAAGTACAGTCAACATAAG TACAAGTTTGTAGCGAAGAAGCATTGTCCGAGGTCAATACCGGTGGAGTATTTTGAGAACATTAGCAGCTAA